The following are encoded together in the Fusarium keratoplasticum isolate Fu6.1 chromosome 1, whole genome shotgun sequence genome:
- a CDS encoding Prohibitin, whose product MSGNNNWQEEAMRRLRQMQQARGGYGGGGPQMPRAAGGAVFASLLIAGGAVLLSNSLFNVDGGHRAIKYRRISGVSKEIYAEGTHINIPWFETPIVYDVRAKPRNVASLTGTKDLQMVNITCRVLSRPQIDALPQIYRTLGADYDERVLPSIVNEVLKSVVAQFNASQLITQREMVARLVRENLSRRAARFNILLDDVSLTHLAFSPEFTAAVEAKQVAQQEAQRAAFIVDKARQEKQAMVVKAQGEARSAELIGEAIKKNKAYVELKKIENARYIATQLQEAGSKNRLLLDSEGLGLNVFENNEKN is encoded by the exons ATGTCGGGAAACAACAACTGGCAGGAGGAAGCTATGCGGCGTCTTCGGCAGATGCAGCAGGCCCGCGGCGGCTATGGTGGAGGCGGCCCTCAGATGCCTCGAGCAGCCGGCGGTGCCGTCTTTGCCAGTCTGCTCATCGCTGGTGGTGCTGTGCTCTTGTCCAACTCGCTGTTCAACGTCGATGGTGGTCACCGGGCCATCAAGTACCGGAGGATAAGCGGTGTTAGCAAGGAGATTTACGCCGAAG GAACTCACATCAACATCCCCTGGTTCGAGACCCCGATTGTGTACGATGTCCGAGCGAAGCCGCGCAACGTCGCCTCGTTGACGGGCACCAAGGACCTGCAGATGGTCAACATCACCTGCCGTGTGCTCTCGCGGCCTCAGATCGACGCCCTGCCCCAGATCTACCGGACACTAGGCGCCGACTACGACGAGCGTGTGCTGCCTTCGATTGTTAACGAGGTTCTCAAGAGCGTCGTCGCCCAGTTCAACGCTAGCCAGCTCATCACTCAGCGAGAGATGGTTGCTAGACTGGTGCGAGAGAACCTTTCCCGACGAGCCGCCCGGTTCAACATTCTCCTCGATGATGTGTCTCTGACT CATCTCGCCTTCTCCCCCGAATTCACTGCcgccgtcgaggccaagcaggTGGCCCAGCAAGAGGCTCAGCGAGCAGccttcatcgtcgacaaggCGCGAcaggagaagcaggccatggTTGTCAAGGCGCAGGGTGAGGCACGCTCCGCCGAGCTGATCggtgaggccatcaagaagaacaaggcctACGtggagctcaagaagattgagaaCGCCCGGTACATCGCCACCCAGCTCCAGGAGGCTGGCTCCAAGAACAGGCTGCTGCTCGACTCTGAGGGTCT